The DNA sequence atattaaaggggtcatattttaatgcatttcccCTGAGGTCCACGTATAAATTACCCATGATGCTGCTGCACCCTCTCGTTGACCCTCTGAACAGGATGCAGTCTTTATAACACAAGTCTCCTCGGTGCATGTGAAATAGATACACTCACTGCAGCTTTAGTTGGGGGTTTGAACACAAACCCAGTAGTTTTAAAACCACCTCATCCTCACTTGCCTTTCACTTTTATTCCAAAACACCAGAATTAAAAGGATTTAGGTTTACTCTACTTCCTCCTCAGTGAGTGGGAGGACCACATTTCTGAGTCTTTATATAGGCATCATTCCCAAGATCACAAGCGTaaaagtcttttatttttttatttttaactatggGAGGAAGACGAGTTCTGAAAGTTATACAACAAAATTATATACAGCACATTAAAAtctcatatgacccttttaaaactTTCTGCCACGAGGAGGGGAACTTTTGGGCAACCATTTTGGTAATGGAGATGGATGACCGAAACATTGGCACAAATGAAAAGACATTTAAGACTCAATCACTTACCATAGACATAAGCTGTTGAAAGACCAGTGGTCCGTACTTGCTGATGTACTCCTTGCACTGTGAAGTGAGAAATGAGAGATAAGACCACCAAAAATGTCCCACACATGCAGCGCACACCAAAGCATAGCATCTTTATTTTGAGCGCCAAGCCCAGTCTCTCATGTTCTCACCATATCAGACATGCCAGGTCCCAGAAGCTCACACTGGCTCTCCAGCCGAGCGAGGAAACTGTTAATAAATGAGGAATTGGCTTTGGCTTCCTCCTGAGTGTcagaaattagcacaacacagtCCTGGCACACATCTCGATCAGTCTGCGGACAGAAGAGAAGAGAACACTAATCAGTTAGTAAACATACAGGATGAGATTGTGCACGTTTTAATCTGCAACTCAAATTGGTGACGCTATAAAAACATTCATCAAGTTGAACAtggatttttttcattaaaacatagGTGTGAGACAGCTTCACCTGTTCGGGGGTCTCCTTGGTCTTCTCTTGGGGGTAGAGCAGCTGAGGGATGTTGATCAGGAAGGGGTTGACACGCTGGTTCAGGTCCACTTGAGGGATCTCATTGGACATGAGCTGATCTTTAGCCAGAGCTGCCTGCTGGGACACACACAGGCCCAAAGCACCGCACGCCACACCAGGGTCATCCTGAGAGACCGAGGGAACACAGACGCATTGTGAAGAGTGATATAAACACACAGGATCTGAAGCTGAATACACTGCTTCAGCTCTTTAAAGAGGACTGTGACATGCTTTGAATAACAGATGAGGCTCTGTGGGAAGGAACTGTCTAAGCGGCACTAGTCAGACTAAAGCTTTAAAAGGGTCCGGAACTCTTTTGACATATGACAGGTCAGTGCTCtattaaaaaaaactcaaaagcttttttttgtaaaaccaCACTCAGAAAATGACTTGCCACTggatgatgtaatagtgtggataaGCCCCGCCTCCACAGGATCAAGCTTCTAGATCACTGCCTCTTAAGCCACACCCACTGATACACACTTGTATGAAATACAAGAGACACAAACAGAGGATTCCTTGCTTCCTTGTGATCCTAACATATGTAGATCAGACATGTGCGCTGTTGAGTCATGTCACAAATCAGTTTCTCTTATGTAAAGTCACACTAACATTAGACTTTTTAATGCAGTTCATGACCCCGTTAGTTAGTTTTGGAGGCATGAAAATGAATGCTTCATTTCAGTTCCCCCCCCACTTGGTTTATTTCAGTTACTAACAATGATTACACTGATGACATTTACTTCTATAACTGGGGGTTAAAGCAATTCTTCACCAGCATGATAAAAAGGTCACCAATTTATGGAATTGCAGAAGTAATGAATACTCTTTAGCAGTTAAACTATACATTGCCATGGTCATTACTTGGCATTTTTTTCCATTATCAGTAAGTacaaaaacacattatacatAGTTATTTAACATCAAATTTGGATTAGAAACATTGCAAATTGTTCATAAAGTCTGGAACAGCATTTTTGCCTTTGGTTCATGGTGGGAATTCAACATCGTTTTCAAACCTTCAATCACAAACTACCACCAACTAAAAGGGGAATGTGTTACTCGAGGCAGGATCCAGCTCACCAGCTCTCCTTGGATGATGTCCATGAGAATGGGGAAGTAGTTCTCCACGACCTCCTTGCACTGTTCGGCCATGCCCTCATCAGGGATCAGCTGACAGGCCTTCTCCAAGTATCCAAGGAGTTCGCTCTAGATTCGGCACAAGTATTTAGACTTTGACCTCGCATAAACGCTATTCAGATCTCCAGCGCTATCATCATGTTAGCATACCTCTGTGGCATTGTCCTTCAAAAGCTGCTCCACCACCATCAACACCTCTTTGCACAGATCACATGGCACAGAtttctgcaagaaaaaaaaaaaggttttatgcaCTTCGAGCTCATGAATTATGCACCGGCATACAAAAGCACTTCTGAGAATCAGGTCAGCGCACCATCTGAGGCTTGCTCCACACACTCTGTTGGCAGTGTTGGACGGCTCCACAAAGGGAAGCGGTCTTGGCGTTCTGGCACCAGTAGGGGGGACCACGAACACATTGCTCTGTACCCAACAGTGGACTCGCCACAGCTAGCAAGAAACAAGAGGAAATGGATTAGATGTGTATAGGACTGCCACAATGATCACACAGACATGTGATGGCCTAGTCAAGTCAGCAATTACACCGAGCTTTTAGTAGCATCGGTCATGATTTCTTATCTCTTTTAGCGTGCCAAGAGTTGACACTTCACAGGagtcattttaaacaaaaattaacatGAGCGTTTACtatattttgtttgtattataGCCACTAAAAAGGAAGCAGCACCTACTCAACAACCACCTGCTTTCATTTTCCACATAGTACAACCAGGTGACCAGTAACGGGTTACTCTTTTGTGTGATTCGGGACCAAAACCTACAACCACTGTAATAAACACATGATAAATGTTGTTACAAGTTCCCCATTGAATGCTAATCAAAAGTTACATTTGAGAAGCAAATCATCATAGCTGCCCAAACACAAAGTACTTTagactgtgagagagagagagagagagagagagagagtgtgtgtggaaaGTCCCTAAACTTTGAAAGCCAGTTAATGGTTTCCACCAAGTACAATAGTTAAATGAGAATGGTTTAAAATTCCCCATGAAATGAAGAGTTAAACCTGTCATGAACAGGCTCACGGTTTGTGCCAGCAGAGCTCCTTCCTAGAGCTGAAAATAGGAGACTATTTTCATAAACCGTTTGGCGATTTTGGACGTTTCTGAAGAATCACTCTTCATTTCTTGGCAATATCATGTGACATATGACATACGCACAGACACAAACAACAAGCTGGAGCGGTCTTATGATCCGGTGTCTGTTTCCACCAGCTCAGCATCAGCCTCCGCAGCTGACTGTACAAAAGACAAGTCGACACAACACCCAGCTGACACTGAGTTTTACTGTAATGAATTATTGCTCGGAAGTTATTTTTGCATCAACATCACGCGATCCATGACTAAATTGTGCCATAACTAAACATCAAAACAGCActaaactcttaacacaaaaGCAGCCCGGTGCCAATGAAAACAACCTTCTGTTAAAGCACCAGGGTTTCACTTCTGCTTTGAGAAACGGAAACCAACTAAATTAAAGCAGAAAGTGGGAACCAAAGTGCAGATACTTAGGATTATAAGAAAGCTCTGTGCAATAAACCTGCCCTCGCTGCAAATCTGGGTCATTTACTTTATGGTTTGGAGGAACAAAGCGGTCTCATAACTAACACACTTACATGTACTTCTGCTAAATACAAGAGGAGAACAGGAGGCTTCAATAGCAATGAGTGCTAGATAATAAAACAGGCAACTCAACATGAGAATGGGTAGTGACTCTAGTGAACATAGCAAGTCACATACTTCATAATAAAGTCATGAACTGGGTCTGATCGGCCAACAGACCAAAATTAGGACTGTTTCTAGTTTCTCTTCTGCAATTActggaggaaaagaaaaaaagaaaagaaaaagaagctgTAGGTCAATGAGAAGTGAGACGCTCTGTGGTTGAGAGGCACGTGGTTGTGATAAACCATCTCTTCACAATCCACTGGCTCTGAGAAGGACCTCACACACACCACAGTATGAAAGACCGCCTCAATGCTTTCATGAGCAAAACTTTCTGCAGAAATAACAATCCTTGACAAAAAGATGAAGTGAAATTGTGACTGTAATGACAAAAATACGAAGACGGAACAGAGAAGAGGATGTGGAAACGACACGAGTAGCAAAAGATCGTATCCTTGGAAGTGAAAGGAGACGTTGTTTTGAAGCACTGAGCAACCTGGATACAGATTACGCAAATCATTTGATCAGGCGCcagacaaagaaataaaatataaaatactgcaGGAGTTAAAATACAGCCTTTTGTATTGGGCAAACAAACATAGAAAAACAGGTTTGAGCCACTGTGTCGACATTCAGACACCTCTATCAGAGAAAGAGATAAAAGTTGATGAAATCACCTAACGTTAAATCGATCAAGCGCGAGCTGACCGTTGCGTAAAAAAATGATGCGTCACGATTCACTTTAAATCAAAATTAcacttgagtaaaaaaaaaaaaatgcattaaaaattaaaatataaatcaaataacCCATCGGTTTCATACAACATAATCGGCAGATTAAATAAACTTCAGTCAGTTTAGACCAGTCTGCGCAACAAACACATGAATGTATATATAACTTAGCAGCTAAAAAACAgctcaaataaatcattttaaagaaaatggttttaaaacacGCCGTTAGTGGCTTATTTTTATGGGCGCCGTTGTTCAAAAACCTGTTAGCACAGCACGACAGATGGCTAATGGACAAACCGAGGAAATATTATCATCACTAGGAATATATAAGTTTAAAATGTTAGGCTGCTTATTTAAAGATAGCATTTCCATGTAAGCGGGCCAGTCATTAAGCTAACATGGCAGGTTTACCAAACACCTCGCCCGCTAATAACTGCAGCTGTGGCACACTCTCATAACgaaagcaacaaaaaaataacgcTGAGGTCTAAAGCAGTATATATTACCGGTGGAGATGAAAAGCAGCGTGAGGAGCATCATGACTTCAGTAAACAGCTCTCTGAACTCGCGGTGTCGTGTTGTGAGTCTGCTCTGACGGACGTTAGCGGTGTTTATCTGATCTCGCTGTCAGCTGACCGCGCCCCCGCTGCGCAGTGCGCATGCGCATGAATCGCTTATCATTtgaacattgtatttatttatttttttatttatttatgtatgtattgagtTTTGTCTTCCTTTATATATAACTACATCAGCTTTAGAGATAAAAAccctattatataaataatataattacataCAGGAAGTGTTGGAAAGGTTAAcctatgtaaaatgtaaaagtagcGTAGCTTTTCCAATTGCTTtaataaagtaatgtaactgattacttttgtaaatttctaatgaatgttaattttcaactgttaatcattttcaaacatgtaCACCACGCAGGGTTAAACCTTAGAGTAGAGCTCAACACTGTCAGACTTTCACAATCCTTCATCACTTTAATTAAGATGATCACATCTGAACACATCCACCACTAAATCAGACTTTAGTACTTCCTTTTACATGGAGATGGATCTGAAGTTCAATGCAGATTAAAAATCATGACATTGTttactgatactgtttttgaaacattGCAACAatggtttggaaaaaaaatagtttattaaaaaataataataaataaaagcatatcagctcaaatacagttatcttaTAAGCATATGTCCTATTCTGtgtactaaactcctgaaacTACTGTTTAATCTTaagtattaaagtcatgagagagataGATATCAGGCCAAAATAAAGagactgaacagaaaaatggaagtgaagctGCAGATCAGGAGACAACTCTTAATTATTTTGAATGTCCCCAACCTAAAGATTTAACCCTTTTTcatgtcaggtccatacaaatAGGGTTGTACATGTTTCAGAATTTGTTTGCAAACTCATTTGAGATTTCACCGTCTTTAATGTTTTTCGCAGTCCGCCCCTCGTGGAAATGAATGACGCAGACATGCAGTTTCAGTGACTTTACATAGGCCTTCTGAAGCTCACAGTGTTTTCAACCCctgccgcctcaatatatgaatgagtacatgaacacataaacacaacctcacaaaatgattaacagttgaaaatcaacattcattagaaatgtagaaaagtaatcaaaagtaatactttaataaattaactgaaaaagttacactactattacatttttatatagggtaacttgtaatctgtaacctattacaccTCCAacgtaaccttcccaacactggatcCTACGAACTAGACTTTATTTTCCACATCACGGAAATTATAGGGCCTCTATATAGTCAGTGCAGTTTgggaaataaatcaattaaatctgtatgtggatgtgtgtaaatattaaaatgtaatcccctttgtaatccttaacattttcatataactgcaatttaattacacattttttcttagtaactgtaactgattacagttacatttattttgtgagtAAATAACGTAACGCTGTTACAtgtagttactccccaacactgcatacaggtgcatctctataaatttgaatacttcataagaccaataataataataataataataaaactaaatttagtgaattgttggtttCTTTGACGGTGgcattcagctcatctgcattgtttggtctcttgtttctcattttcctcttgacaatactccatagattctctctggggttcaggtctggtgattCTGCTGGCccgtcaagcacaccaacaccatgttcatttaaccaacttttggtgcttttggcagtgtgggacGGTGtcatcctgctggaaaatgaaatcagcatctttaaaatgcttgtcagcagaaggaagcatgaagtgctccaaaaattCTTGGTAAACAAGTGCAATGACTTTGGTTTCAACTTAATTTAACACTGGACTTTaggcaacttgggctatgagcttctccacccttcctccagactctaggaccttggtttccaaatgaaatacaaaacttgctctcatctgaaaagatgagactttggaccaatgacaacagtccagttcttcttctctttagcccagacgcctctgacattgtctgtggttcaggagtggcttaacaagaggaatatgacaactgtagccaaattctttgacacgtctgtatgccttgactccagcctcagtccattccttgtgaagttcactcaaattcttgaattgattttgcttgacaatcctcataaggctgcagttctctcggttggttgttcatctttttcttctacactttttccttccactcaactttctgttaacatgcttggatacagcactctgtgaacagccagcttctttggcaatgaatgtttgtggctaaccctccttgtgaagggtttcaatgattgtcttctggacaactgtcagatcagcagtcttccccatgattgtgtagcctagcgaaccaaactgagagaccatttttagttgattagctgattagcacgtcaccattttctaatttgttgaaattgtgttaaatgtgagccagaatcatcttaattaaaagaaccatagacttaaactacttcagtctgtgtgcactgattttatttaataccTAAGTTtaataatttgagttgaattaacgaaataaatgaacttgtacacaacattctgatttattgagatgcacttgtacataaaatacaaatgttttttttttctgattcaaaAGCCTAAATTAGAATAATTTTGGTGAAATTTGCTCCTccaactaatatttatttataatcctATTTTCTATAGATTTTTGGGTTAATAAATCAACATAACCAATTTCATGAATTGCTTTGTTCTTTatacattgtttttttaaatgcttaactTAGCTGAAATGTCTAGGATTTCTAGTGCCAAATTCATGTTGACAACTAGTCTATATGGCATCATAACTGGCTCTGCTATTGTCACAAAAGTTCAATGCATgtgttaataatgttttttggacATGCACTCTTCGAGTACCATCTAGATACGATTATATATGGATAGAACTACTTAGTTACCATACAAAGGAATTATTATGAGGATTGTTTAGCATTACTTGAATAagggaaattaatattttattaacagaACTGGTAGCTAAACTTTAAAACAGACCTAAAGGcctaaactcttaacacaaaaGCACCCAAGGCACACCAGGGTTTCACTTCTGCTTTGACACTTGATATGAGACCATATAAAGTGTCAAAATCAAAGCAGAAACCACCTAAATAAAAGCATAAAGTAGGAAACAAAGTGTAGATATAAAGGGTTATTGGAAAGCTCTGTGCAATAAACCTGAACTCGCTGTACATCTGGCCTCTTTACTTTGCATGAACGTTGATTTATGGTTTGTAGGATCAAAACAGTCTCATAACTAATGCACTTACATTTCACTTATACTAAATACAAGAGGAGAAGAGGGGGCTTCAATTACAATGACTTAtataccataataataataacaacaataattgtgtgtgtgtgtgtgtgtgtgttctgctgttTCTTTGTTCCCAAGTACAGAAGCATTATTATGAGGTCTGTTCTGCATTACTTGAATAAGGgaaatgaatattttaataacagaACTGGTTTGCATGTGGTTTACTTAATTATATCAGTTTCAACAACAATAATTCTACTGCAGAGTTTAACTTTTTtccataataatatatttatgtttcgTTTATCTAAAATTATTTTGACTAGGTACAGCTTGcccaaataattataataataaactataaagTGGTCACAAGGCTGCATTCTATATATATCTTGCCAAATGTAACCTGACCATTAAAATCTAATTGTATGACATTTGTATATggatttcctcttttctttttttttttttgacacttcTTAAAATAATGAATGCTTATTAgacaagacattttaaaaaacaaacaaacaaaaaacatcttaGACCCGTCCCCCCATAATGCCATTAGTCAAGGCCAACATTTCTATAAGATTATGAATAAAATCACTGTACAAGAAATAAGATTGAAAAAATGATAAGagactgaggaaaaaaaaaaacattgtactttttaCTTCTTATTCAATTTGGCTTTGAATTGATTAATCACTTTTTATGTGTAAACTGATGTGCTTTATATTTTCTCTGGTGACTGTTTCTTTGAGGTTCTCTAAAAGGAAAAGTTTAAATCTTGCAATCATTGAACTCCTCATCTTACctgatttcaatgtattttttatttccaaatttcttttgtggaacagtATAACTTTCATAGACTGAGATAAACAacttaatgtttatattttatttatttatgagcaCGTAATTATCAAAGTAGCATTTgtcatattaaaattaaatactcCAAAACTGCTGATCCTGCAAAGAGGTCATATGTTATTTGTGGAAACACACATTACATAATTAGCtgacataaatgcatgaactataAAAAGGATGCTGACGTCTTGTTTCAAAAGTCCATTCACATAATCCAGCAGATGAGCACATCTTCACAGTCCTGGGGGAAAAAAGACAAGAAGTTACTTATGACACAACTACAGTACCAtcttattaaaagcaaaaaaataaaaaataataatacaaaatatgtggACTGAGAACTAAAAAGCATTTGAACACCTCAGCGCATATTTCATTCATTGCATATCAAAGCAGCACCTGAAATTAAGCAATGCTAGTCCTCTGCCAGGGATGCTCTCGTTTATCTGGAGGTGGCAGTCTTTGGTTTGGCCGCCTGTGCTCCGCAGCACTGCGCCTGGGGACGCTCGGGGTCTTTCTTTAGGACTGTCGGGCGCAGCACGTCAATGTCCCGCTCGAGGTGATCCAGCAGCTCGCTGACGATCCTCGGCGAGGCGTGGAAGTCGACGGAGAAGTATCCTCCGTGCGTGTGTCGAGAGTCGTGTTTGGAGATCTTGTAGGGCAGCCTGCGCTCGCCGAGGCTCTCCAGACTCCGGACCACTGCGCCGCGCGCGAGCAGCGTCTCCACCGTGCGCCGCAGCACCGCCGCAGTCTCCGGCCTCTGCATCGCCTTCAGGATCACACACAGCTCGTACCGAGGCATCTCCTGATGCTGTCTGGACGGAGGAGCCACGGAgtttatttagcaaaaataacCGGCTCTCGGAGGTGCATGTGTGTCTTCTTCAAGGAGATCCTGCGGAGAAACGCGTGGAGGTTGATGTAGTGCTCCACCTTCAGCACGGGAGGGTTTGACTTCATACCTCACGATGGCCTTTCAATCGATTTTAATGTGAATTTCTACATAAAACCTTGACCTCTTGCGTTATTGCACGTGCAAAACAAACATACTATATGTTGTTACAAGATATGGGATACGTTCATAATGAAATATTGTTGctttgcagaaattattaaaaagtaaaacattacaaagcataaaaaaataaataaaggttataTGTTGACacttaaaaatatcaaaactgaaaTGTATATAACTTTTATAATCCTTATAGTTAACAATATTTGATATCCATTCTAAATGATCACATTATGTTAAATATCAGGGTTTTTAGGAAGCCTGTTCAGTTTTTtaatcatcattgtattgcagTGTGTGGTATAATTTACCACAGAGCATTGTtcataaaaataagtatttaaatattattttaagaaatacatGGGAGATAAGGAACCTGATAtttatactgttataaagataTTGTTGATTTAACTTAAAAGCTATCAGAATTTTCCTTCCTGGGTGtgagatcctttttttttttttttcacgactatatttatgtatataccgTATATATTTCATGGCTGCTGCATGCTATTgacaaaaacagaataaataactTTATCCATAACCAATAAAGCGgcatttaaaattttactttgGCCTATTAGATCtacatatgaataaaatatggAATAAGATATGGTGATACTAATTTTTCTAAGTAGATAAATCAAATGACCAAAGGATACACGCACCGTAACGCGATCGTGTAAGTAGTGTGACGCACTTATTGTGCGACATTGTCAGCTTCTCCATGTGACGGAGAAAAAGCCAATCGCGCACCTCCTCCGCACGAGAGCAACGAAGATGGCGCAAGACAGTACGGTGCCCAGCGATCTCTACCAGCATGTGTACTCGTTTCTCGTGGAAAACAAGTTCGCCAAAGCCGCAAAAGAGTTTTTAAAGCAGGCTAAAGTGGTAAGAGTCTTTGTGCGTGTTTCTTAGAGCCCCTCGTGCGCGCGCGGTTCTGTCATGTGTTGTGTCTGTACTAACGCACGCGCGTGAGAATTAACACGCAGCTTGAGTGAAACACGTGTTTATGAGCCGCGCTAAAGATGTGTTTAAAATGCGTTTAACTTCTGACGGTTTTTGTATCATTTGACCGGTGTCATTACAGCTTAGCTTTTCTTACATATTTAACCTGtgcttgacttaaaaaaaaaaaatcatcatgattCTTTAAAGATAGGACTTTTTCAACAGGTTTAGTCGTGTCTGTTGTCTTTACATTAAGAATTATAAAATCATATAACAGATGACAAACAAAAAAGTGGAAAGGGAGAACTTGAGGCCAAGGCTaatcaaaaaaaaacatttaacctaCATAAATGATTCACACAGTTGTTATCTAGCTTTAGCCACAGAAGTCTTGATTCAATGTGTCTCTAAGAAAACAAAGTTGGGGTTTTTACTACTAATTGTACTTTTATAGGTTGTAGTTGCACTTATTATACTTATGTACGTTTTAGTATTCTAAAGcttgtattatattaatttacaatTGTATCCATTTCATCTCATTAGAAACCTCAAGACCAAAATGAGGACAATCTCTTGGACATCttcaatttttgggtgaagtatgt is a window from the Carassius gibelio isolate Cgi1373 ecotype wild population from Czech Republic chromosome A13, carGib1.2-hapl.c, whole genome shotgun sequence genome containing:
- the LOC128026681 gene encoding 28S ribosomal protein S6, mitochondrial-like gives rise to the protein MPRYELCVILKAMQRPETAAVLRRTVETLLARGAVVRSLESLGERRLPYKISKHDSRHTHGGYFSVDFHASPRIVSELLDHLERDIDVLRPTVLKKDPERPQAQCCGAQAAKPKTATSR